A genomic segment from Corythoichthys intestinalis isolate RoL2023-P3 chromosome 2, ASM3026506v1, whole genome shotgun sequence encodes:
- the dhh gene encoding desert hedgehog protein, whose translation MTKPPGRVLFLLALWTCLCLADGCGPGPGYGVRSRPRKLTPMHYKQFSPNFSENNLGASGRAEGKITRNSERFNQLVCNYNPDVVFKDEENTNADRFMSKRCKECLNRLAIAVMNQWPGVHLRVTEAWDEDGHHPAGSLHYEGRAVDITTDDRDTDKYGLLAQLAVEAGFDWVHYESKYHIHCSVKADHSVAVEKGGCFPGWARVNVAGGGQKSMSSLNLGDKVMALSSTGQIVFSSILFFLHRDLEAQVTILSLETEDGYRLAVTPNHLVFLDQDCSMDNSKYQARFASRARAYYCVLIHRSDGQIRPSRITSLLVQETMGVYAPLTQDGTLFVDGVLVSSYALVEGHTLAHWAFGPLRLIFSFKQFLWGEGTMQEHTTCTNTTSIHCNKCFDVSVSSLIRHQEVEEARIIEMKEKLHHQTSNVHWYARVLYSLGSIILDSSSFHS comes from the exons ATGACGAAGCCGCCCGGCCGGGTGCTCTTCCTGCTCGCCCTGTGGACCTGCCTGTGCCTAGCTGATGGATGCGGGCCGGGCCCCGGCTACGGCGTCCGGTCCAGGCCCAGGAAGCTGACGCCCATGCACTACAAGCAGTTTTCCCCCAACTTCTCCGAGAACAACCTGGGGGCCAGCGGGAGGGCAGAGGGCAAGATCACCAGGAACTCTGAGCGCTTCAATCAGCTGGTGTGCAACTACAACCCGGATGTTGTGTTCAAAGATGAGGAGAACACAAACGCTGACCGCTTCATGAGTAAG CGCTGTAAGGAGTGTTTGAACAGGCTGGCCATAGCAGTGATGAACCAGTGGCCCGGCGTGCACCTCCGGGTGACAGAGGCCTGGGATGAGGATGGTCACCACCCTGCCGGATCTCTGCACTATGAAGGTCGAGCTGTAGACATCACAACGGACGACAGAGACACAGACAAATATGGTCTGCTTGCTCAGCTGGCTGTGGAGGCGGGCTTTGACTGGGTCCACTATGAGTCCAAATATCACATCCACTGCTCTGTAAAAGCTG ACCACTCAGTTGCGGTGGAAAAAGGAGGCTGTTTCCCCGGCTGGGCCAGGGTGAATGTTGCTGGAGGAGGGCAGAAGAGCATGTCATCACTAAATCTTGGAGACAAAGTGATGGCCTTATCTTCAACAGGCCAAATAGTATTTAGTTCAATCTTGTTCTTTCTGCACCGAGACCTGGAAGCCCAGGTCACCATTCTGTCTCTGGAGACAGAAGACGGCTATCGATTGGCTGTCACGCCAAACCACCTAGTTTTCTTAGATCAAGACTGTTCAATGGACAACAGTAAGTACCAAGCACGATTTGCCAGCAGAGCCAGAGCCTACTACTGCGTTTTGATCCACCGATCAGACGGTCAGATACGTCCGTCTCGAATCACTTcccttttagtacaagagactaTGGGAGTGTACGCACCTTTGACACAAGATGGAACTTTGTTTGTGGACGGGGTGCTCGTGTCCAGCTACGCGCTAGTGGAAGGGCACACACTGGCACATTGGGCGTTTGGGCCTCTGCGACTCATCTTCTCATTCAAGCAATTCCTTTGGGGAGAAGGCACAATGCAGGAGCATACAACTTGCACTAACACAACTTCTATTCATTGTAACAAATGTTTCGATGTAAGTGTAAGTTCTCTGATCAGACATCAGGAAGTGGAGGAAGCTCGGATAATAGAAATGAAAGAGAAACTGCATCATCAAACATCGAATGTGCACTGGTATGCTCGAGTATTGTACAGTTTGGGATCTATCATTTTAGACTCCAGCTCTTTCCATTCTTAG